The following proteins come from a genomic window of Sorex araneus isolate mSorAra2 chromosome 1, mSorAra2.pri, whole genome shotgun sequence:
- the DPM2 gene encoding dolichol phosphate-mannose biosynthesis regulatory protein, with protein MATGTDQVVGFGLVAVSLIIFTYYTAWVILLPFIDSQHVIHKYFLPRAYAVAIPLVAGLLLLLCVGLFISYVMLKSQQGTKKTQ; from the exons ATG GCCACGGGGACAGACCAGGTGGTGGGATTCGGCCTCGTCGCTGTCAGCCTGATCATCTTCACCTACTACACCGCCTGGGTGATTCTCTTG CCTTTCATCGACAGCCAGCATGTCATCCACAAGTACTTCCTGCCCCGCGCCTACGCCGTAGCCATCCCCTTGGTTgccggcctcctcctcctcctgtgcgTGG GCCTGTTCATCTCCTACGTGATGCTGAAGAGCCAGCAGGGGACCAAGAAGACCCAGTGA